TTTTCTGTATTTAACACCGGTTTGCGCCGGTGTTTTGTTCCTTGTTCGAAGGCAAATGCCATTTCAATAAGGGTTGGCTCACTCCACGCTTTGCCATAAAAAGTGATATTGACGGGTAGTCCGGAGACGAAACCCATGGGCAGGCTGATTGCCGGATATCCGGCAATGGCAGCAGCCGAGCTTGAAGAGATACCGAAATTATCGCCATTCACCCAATCGGTTTTCCATGCTGGAGAACCGGTGGGTGCGATTATCGCGTCCAGCCTGTGAGTGTCCATTATTTTGTCGATCCCGTTATCCCGTGCACCTTTCAGCATGTCTCGTACTATTTTTCTGTATTCGTCAGAATCGACCGGCCCTTTTTCCTGCGCCAGTTCAATTAATTTGTGATCGAACCATTCCATTTCGGTGCTGTCGGCGGATTGTAATTTAATCAGTTCCTCCACACTCCTTACCGCGGCGTTCTCTCCCAAAGTGGCAAAATACTTGTTTAGTCCGTCCTTAAACTCGTAGAGCATGACCTCAAATTCCATGTTTTCGATTTCGGGAGCGATAATGTTTTGTATTTCGATGACTTCTGCTCCGCTGTTTTTAATGAATTCAACGGCTTCCATCATCACGTTGTCGACATGATGATTCCTGCCGGCCAGTGTTTTATCGTATCCAACCCGCTTCCCTTTCAATCCGTCAGTATTCAGAAAAGGAGAATAGTCGGCAAGGCTTTTTCCTTCTGAGCCGCTTGTTTTAGAGTCTTTTGGGTCAACTCCCGTCATTATGCCCAGGCAAATGGCCGCGTCACGCACGGTTCGCGCCATCGGCCCGGGAGTATCCTGCGTGAAGGAAATGGGAATAATACCCGACCGGCTGACTAGACCCACTGTGGGCTTGATACCTACAATACCGTTGTTATTCGCAGGGCAGACAATGGAGCCGTCCGTTTCCGTACCAATAGCAATAACGGTGAGGTTGGCAGAAACGGCTACTCCCGATCCGGAGCTTGAGCCGCAGGGATTCCGGGTAAGGTCGTACGGGTTTTTTGTTTGCCCACCCAGCGCACTCCACCCGCTGGAAGAATAGCTGCTGTGGAAGTTTGCCCACTCGCTCAGGTTGGTTTTCCCGATAATAACTGCTCCCGCCTCGCGCAGTTTCCTCGTGACCCAGGCATCCTGCAATGGGAAAGAGTTTTTCATAATGACCGAGCCTGCAGTGTTGGGCATCTTATCGTGCGTATCGATATTATCTTTCAGCAATACCGGAATGCCGTGCATTGCCCCGCGGTTTTTTCCTTGCCTTAACTCTTCATCGAGGCTTGCAGCGATTTCCAGTGCATCGGGATTGACCCTGATTACCGCATTCAACGCCGGTCCGTTCTTGTCAATGGCTTCAATCCGGTCGAGGTACGCTTGCGTAATTCCCACGATGGTAAATTTTCCGGTCTTGTATCCTTGCTGAAGATCGGCAATGGTTATTTCTTCCAAATCAATTTTTAGATCCTTTTCTGCCAGACTGTTACAGCCCATCAGCCCCATCAGCAGAAAACTAAAAAATACGTTTTTCAAGCCGGAACGAAGTGTTTTCATAACGGATTCCCTTTCTTTTTTCAAAGGTAGTTTGTTTACGCATAATGAACAAACCCGTAGGATGTATGTTTTTATTGTTGCTGTAAACAATTTTAATCGCCGGGGTATGAGGGAAGAGTGAGCATCCTCTGCAAAGAATGTTTTTCTTATATGCCGGAGTTGTATTATGCCTGAAGAAGTAACAACACAAAGAAAGATTTTTGGATTTTCTTCCAATGTATTTTACGCGGGGATAGTCAGTTTTTTAACGGATACATCCACGAAAATGGTCTATTCCGTCGTACCGATGTTTTTAATGTCCATCGGCGTGTCCAAAACAAGCCTTTCGCTGATCGAAGGAGTGGCGGAGAGCACGGCTTCCCTGTTGAAAGCGTTTTCAGGATACTGGAGCGATAAGATAGGTAGAAACAAGCCTTTCATGGTAATCGGCTATGGATTGTCTTCACTCATCTTGCCGCTTTACGCTACCGTTGTCACCCCATTGCAGATGTTGCTTTTTCGGTTTGCCGAGCGTGTAGGAAAAGGAATTCGATCTGCTCCGCGGGATAGCCTTGTAGCGGGGTCGACAGAAAAAAACGAAACGGGGAAAAGTTTTGGTTTACACAAAGCCATGGACAACAGTGGAGCGATTCTTGGGCCTTTGCTGGCTTTTTTACTTCTTTCCCTTAAGCCCGACAGCTACCGGTTTATTTTTTTACTTGCAGCCTTACCGGGATTCTTGGGCATGGTGGTACTGATTTTAGGAATCAAAGAAGCGGGAAAAAAGAAAGAGAGCTTGATACAAAGATTTAAGTTCAGGGACTTTCCTAAACGTTTTTATCTGTTCCTTGCTATAATTTTTATTTTCACGTTGGGAAATTCCACCGATGCACTTCTCATGGTAAAAGCCAATGAGGTGGGTGTTAAAGTTACCTTCATCCCGTTGGTCTACCTGATTTCAAGTGTTGTGTCAGTGGTACTGGCCATTCCGTTCGGTGCACTATCGGATAGAATCGGCCGAGAAAAACTGCTTGTCGCGGGTTTTCTGATTTATGCCGGGGTCTATTTTGGATTTGGATTTACCCGAAACATAGACACCATTGTTATCCTGTTTGCTCTTTATGGAGTTTATTCGGCTTCAACCGACGGAGTGCAGAAAGCACTTATTTCGGACCTGACAGCTAAAAATAAAAAAGGCACAGGACTGGGAATATACCATGCTTTGATCGGAATAACGTTGTTGCCGGCAAGCCTGATTGCAGGAACACTATACGACAAAATCAACTCGAGCATACCGTTTTATTTTGGATCGGCCACCGCTGTTTTGTCTGCCTTGTTGATGATGGTATTTGTGATCACAGGGCCAAAGAAACGGGAAGGGCAGGAACTTTGTCCTCTTCCCGCTTCATAAAGACTCCTTTTATTTTTGGTAATCGTAAAAACCGGTTCCGGTTTTTCTTCCCAGTAGGTTGGCGCGGACCATTTTGCGCAACAACGGATGCGGGCGGTATTTGTCGTCGCCAAACTCGTGGTGTAACACCTCCAGGATAGCCAGACAAACATCCAACCCGATTAAATCGGCCAGTGCCAGCGGGCCGATGGGGTGGCCGGCACCCAG
This portion of the Petrimonas sulfuriphila genome encodes:
- a CDS encoding amidase, which gives rise to MKTLRSGLKNVFFSFLLMGLMGCNSLAEKDLKIDLEEITIADLQQGYKTGKFTIVGITQAYLDRIEAIDKNGPALNAVIRVNPDALEIAASLDEELRQGKNRGAMHGIPVLLKDNIDTHDKMPNTAGSVIMKNSFPLQDAWVTRKLREAGAVIIGKTNLSEWANFHSSYSSSGWSALGGQTKNPYDLTRNPCGSSSGSGVAVSANLTVIAIGTETDGSIVCPANNNGIVGIKPTVGLVSRSGIIPISFTQDTPGPMARTVRDAAICLGIMTGVDPKDSKTSGSEGKSLADYSPFLNTDGLKGKRVGYDKTLAGRNHHVDNVMMEAVEFIKNSGAEVIEIQNIIAPEIENMEFEVMLYEFKDGLNKYFATLGENAAVRSVEELIKLQSADSTEMEWFDHKLIELAQEKGPVDSDEYRKIVRDMLKGARDNGIDKIMDTHRLDAIIAPTGSPAWKTDWVNGDNFGISSSSAAAIAGYPAISLPMGFVSGLPVNITFYGKAWSEPTLIEMAFAFEQGTKHRRKPVLNTEN
- a CDS encoding MFS transporter, with the protein product MPEEVTTQRKIFGFSSNVFYAGIVSFLTDTSTKMVYSVVPMFLMSIGVSKTSLSLIEGVAESTASLLKAFSGYWSDKIGRNKPFMVIGYGLSSLILPLYATVVTPLQMLLFRFAERVGKGIRSAPRDSLVAGSTEKNETGKSFGLHKAMDNSGAILGPLLAFLLLSLKPDSYRFIFLLAALPGFLGMVVLILGIKEAGKKKESLIQRFKFRDFPKRFYLFLAIIFIFTLGNSTDALLMVKANEVGVKVTFIPLVYLISSVVSVVLAIPFGALSDRIGREKLLVAGFLIYAGVYFGFGFTRNIDTIVILFALYGVYSASTDGVQKALISDLTAKNKKGTGLGIYHALIGITLLPASLIAGTLYDKINSSIPFYFGSATAVLSALLMMVFVITGPKKREGQELCPLPAS